The Magnetococcus sp. PR-3 genomic interval GGGCTTCTTCTGTGGACTGGGCGTCGTTCGCTGCAGGCGCATCGGCCAATGCTTCAGCAGGCTGTGCTTCCGCCTCAGCTGCCGGCTCTTCTACAACTTTCTGTTCGACGGTATCGTCTTCCACTTTACGCAGATCTTCCACATTCAATTTGGACTCAGCGATCTCACGCAACGCCACCACAGTATTTTTATCGCGGTCTACTGACACCTCGGGCTCGGCACCCTTAGCCAGTTGACGCGCACGCTTGGCGGCCAAAATTACCAACTCAAAACGGTTGGCT includes:
- the rpoZ gene encoding DNA-directed RNA polymerase subunit omega, with protein sequence MARVTVDDCVENVANRFELVILAAKRARQLAKGAEPEVSVDRDKNTVVALREIAESKLNVEDLRKVEDDTVEQKVVEEPAAEAEAQPAEALADAPAANDAQSTEEAPQPAADGEEAPSL